From Chrysemys picta bellii isolate R12L10 chromosome 1, ASM1138683v2, whole genome shotgun sequence:
CACTAGCTCTGACCCAGCTCGCTCACTacaaatagaagtgtagctgccGCGGTGCGAGCAGTGGAACAGGCCAGCCTCCCAAATACACAGATAGGGGTAACCATGGGCTtgaattctgccccctccccaccaccaccacggcTACCCTGCTGTGTTTAACATGCCGGCTCTCTCAGAGCTGGGAGAGACGtctccagctgctgtgtagacaaacccacagacactagatggagGAGTGAGAACGTCACTGGGGGAGAAGTAGGCGAGGTGTGATCTGTGTTCCCATCATTAAATCATTTAGTCCCAATCCTTTGGGTGCTTTGTGTGCAAAACTCCTGCCAATGTCCATAGGACACCTGGGCTCAGAGAGCTCCCTGGTCAGATGCCTGGTATGAACCTCCTGTGTTCTTCCTCAAAACGGCAGGGCTGTGAATGTATTGCTGGAATTGATGTAggcttgacagccctggagaaagTTTTTGGGGAACCAATCTACAATCCCCAGGCCATTCCAATAGGCCTCGTCTTTGACTGACAGAGGCTGCCTCTGTCCCACAAAAATCAGGGCTGAGGCATCCCAACTCGTTACCCACATGAATGATAAGCCTCACATcattttccctcccctcccctgctgcaggtaTTCAGGAGGCTTTGCACAATTAGTAAAAACCATTCAAATCAGGTCTCTCTTTCAGCTGGCGGCAATGGGCCAGATCTCCCGCTGGTGTAAATGGTACAACTCTAATGGCTGTCTGCCCATTTACGCCAGCTCAGGACTGAGCCTGATGAGTCTATTTTCAGGCAGGTTTTTCATGGACAGTTCATAGAGCATCTAATGAGAGGAGTGTAGAGAAAAAGGAACAGAGCTTTGAACTGCTACAGAGCCCTCACTTACCGCTAAAAGCTCTGTAATGAGGGTGCAATGGCTGCAGTGCGGGAGCCAGGAATAGGCTATTTATGACTCACTCTTCATTTGGCATTAGCACAGGACAGGTGAAGAACTAATGCTGAAAAAACACCACCTTATCATGTTCCCGTCAAATGGTTAATTATTGTTTTAATGGTTAGTTACAGGGGCAGGAAGCAGCCGTGCAGCGGAACTGAACACGCCCAACCAGCCTCACCATGGAAGCTTCCAACAGGACCACACCCCACCCTTCCACCTTCATCCTCCTCGGCATCCCGGGGCTGGAGGCAGCGCATGTCTGgttctccatccccttctgctctGTCTACATTCTGTCCCTCCTGGGGAACGGCCTCCTCCTGGCTGTTATCAAGACTGAGCTGAGCCTCCACAAGCCCATGTACCTTTTCCTTTCCATGCTGGCGCTCGCCGACCTGGTCATATCCACCACCACCGTGCCCAAAACCCTCTGCATATTCTGGTTCAGGGACCGGGCTATTCACATCAACGCTTGCCTGGctcagatttttttggttcactcaCTTACTACCATGGAGTCCGGGTTCATGCTGGCCATGGCCTTCGATCGCTACGTCTCTATCTGTAACCCTCTGCGACACTCAGCCATCCTCACCAATCAGGCCATAGCCAAGATAGGGCTGGGTGTTGTGATGAGGGGGTGCGTGTTACTGGGTCCACACCCTTTCCTGCTGAAGCAGCTCCCATACTGCAGGACCAATGTCATTTCTCACACCTATTGTGAGTTCATGGCGCTGGTGAAACTGGCCTGTGCGGACACAACAGTAATGAGTGCCTATAGTCTGGCTGTATCATTTCTCGCTGGGGGGTTAGATTTTATCTTCATTGTCCTGTCCTACATCCTGATCCTCCGGGCCGTCTTCAGACTCCCCTCCAAGGAGGCGCGGCGCAAGTCCCtcggcacctgcagctcccacgtCTGTGTCATGCTGGTTTTTTACACCCCAGCGATCTTCACCTACTTCTCCCACCGCTTCGGCCATGTGGCTCCCCACATTCACATCCTCATCGCCAACATTTACCTGCTTTTCCCTCCCATGATGAATCCCATCATCTACGGGGTGAGAACCCCAGGGATCCGACAGAGGGCGCTCCACATCTTGGGCATCAAATCAGCCTGAAGGCTCATGGGACGGGTCAGCGGCTGGGGTCAGACGGCTCAGTCACCCCTGGCTGTAGAAACACACCTCAGCCTTGCTGAGCAGCAGGGCTAATAAACCCGCTTGTCTGGGTCTTCAGCACAACATGGCTTCGACTTTCACTGCTCTAGAGCATTGTCCTCACTTGCTGTTTATATGggcccagccaagatcagggcctcatCGTGCAAGGTGAAATAGAGCCAGACACCGCCACTGCCCCATGGGCTTCAATCCCAACAGACAAGATGGACCAACTGTGGGCTAGGCAGGGTTGCGGTCACCCCACATCACAGGTGGGGAATGAGGCTGAGAGAGCCCGAGAACTTGCCCAACATAAGACAGGGAGCCTAAGAGAAAGCCAGCAATTGCTCCGGAGCACCAGTCAAGCTCTCCTGATTGGGGGTGAGGAGAAATGGTCCCCTGGGGGCAGGTTACCCCCAGCTGCCCCATGCTGGGGGTCTTGCACCTTCCTTTCAAGCACCTGATTTGGTCACTGCCTGACAGAGGAGATTGAGCCAGTTAACACAGATCTGAGCCCTGGTCCagagccttaaccacaagacctgGCTCCCGATCTAACACACGGCAAATTCATGCCCAACCGACTGCCTCTCTCCCCACTATGTGCCCTCTCATGTCCAGCTGGCAGCCTCTCCCACCTGCCATGCACGCTATCATGCCCAGCCGGCTGCCCCTTtatcccctgctgcaccccctctcacacccagccaggcacctctcccccctccacgCACCTTCTCACACCCATCTGGGTGCCTCTCTCCCCACTCAGAATCTTCCCCAGGTTCCCAGGCTAGAAGGAGCTTCACTGACTATCTCATATGATCTCCTGCCTGGCACAGGCCCGAGGCCTTCACCACAGTGGTTTCAGCAGTAAGTCCATTTCTTATGGTTCAGTACAAAGATGTACTTTTCAAAAGgcattgtcaaggctgcttccccactttgaactttggggtacaaatgtgggggcctgcatgaaaacttctaagcttaactaccagcttagatctggtccgctgccaccatcccaaagctaattcccttccctgggaagccttgagagactcttcaccaattccctggtgaatacagatccaaccccttggatcttaaaacaaggagaaattaaccatccccctcctttctcccaccaactcctggtgaatacagatccaacccccttggatctaaaaacaaggaaaaatcaatcaggttcttaaaaagaaggcttttaattaaagaaaaaggtaaaaatcctctctgtaaaatcaggatggcaAAATAACTTtgcagggtaatcaaacttaaagagctcagaggacccccctctagccttaggttcaaagtacagcaaacagagataaacactagcaaaaggtacatttacaagttgagaaaacaaagataaactaacacgccttgcctggctgtttacttacaagtttgaaatatgaaagacttgttcagaaagatttggagaacctggattgatgtctggtccctctcagtcccaagagcgaacaacttcccaaacaaagagcacaaacaaaagcctcccccgcccccccaagatttgaaagtatcttgtccccttattggtcctttgggtcaggtgtctgccaggttacctgagcttcttaaccctttacaggtaaaaggattttggagtctctggccaggagggattttatagtactgtacacaggagagctgttacccttccctttatagttatgatagGCATCCAGTCTCGATTTAACAACACCGAGTGatggttggtgaaagagacaagctttcaggcttctacagctctctcaccaacagaagttggtccaataaaaagtattacctcacccaggtaatctttctaatatcctgggactgacgcaGTTACAACACTGCATGGAATATACATTCCAAGCATTTAAGTGTACATAGTGTTAAACATTAATAGCAGTTATAGAGCCCAAGTAAGGGGAAtaggggtggggagcccagaagGGGCTGCCTTCCTATACAGTCACTGCCAGGGGAGGTGCAGCTCACCCGTTTTCCCTGGCCACATCTGCAGCATTTCTCTCCTGTCTGTGCTGGGTTCAGATTTTCGAAATCCAGtgcaaactgtaaaaatgtaaccGCTGCCTATGTAACTAGAGCAGCCAGAGATGGTGTGatggtgccccccataaggctttatggaaatatgcttatgaatgtatatatgacataaacTAAATATGTTTTATGccacatatgccatgtaacatatctatataAAAGTTATGAGCTACTGAATATAtccatcctatttgtatgcatgtgtcattgttgtattcggagttatgaatattggctgtgttaTATGATTTTAAATAACTTattaaggcatttggtcagcttcttgagagaaaggaatgtgcaagttaaatgcccaatcaagaagcacttaatggacaatggatcttgaagatgccaatccacatttgAGCTTTCCTAGGAATGTAGcttggctggtaagaaactcagtcatACATGGGcatgggacttgcccatgtgactccaaaactccattttgtagctggattctacacaggggggcGGAGGGGTATCTACCCACAGGAGAAAGTCTATGTAAACCCCtgagagacccctccattttgtcttcagctggctaaagagagagcctctccacccacaaggatacctgaaagagacTGGAAGAAAGGAcactaactgcagggggtgtgagtgattgctagaTCCAGACTAGAAGGaaactagtctgtaaaaggaagcttacttgGTGGGGATTTTATCTatgttcagttttattactgtacgaGACTTacacttgcgtgttttattttatattgcttggtaattcactttgttctgtctgctattacttggaaccacttaaatcctcctttctgtatttaataaaatcactttttactcatTAATTAACCCAGATTATGTATGTGTGCTGAGCTTGtatttgtcagtctgtttgtttggttggttgtttgaaggaccatgtgctgtggctggcagttggaagctgtgagcttcaaaggaaggtttgaaagctagaagcctctggtaagtggctgagccttaatcagtgggcagggcattcatacaggccagggctttataaagcagcgcacaagcgacctgggaacttttgcgaacaggggctgctaacagggagtttcgcaagggagtttggaaggggagcaggaagggggcgagggtcccttgcaggttctatctgttttccctttattccccttaaaacctataagccaactacattcaaaacttcttgcttaacaaCCCTTTCagtggacagggggctgcagaccggagtttgacagagggaggcttacgatggttaggaagacccgcaacacttgtgccagcactgcttctgtctcctccacctgtgcctgtagccagacagagcgcctgagcatggatgcttctacccagatcctggtgtggttttgcagagactgtaacttgcaatttccacttactgatatccaggctggggggaccatccaatgtgagaggtgcctgctggtggaatctctcaggcagcaggtgggagagctacaggaggaggtggctaagttgaggagcatccgaatccacgagcaattcctcgacagtgtccatgtggagacagctgaggtagcggtcccagtacacaggactgctgatacaccactggtggaggaggagatggctcagggtggacactggcagctggttacttctggcagcaggcagtgctccacccctgctccgaaccctcctgccgtggtaataggtaaccgttatgctctccttgagacaggaaagaaggaatcaccccctgcagtaaaggaggagaagcctcgtacccctaaggctgggaggtctgctgccaccactgcgaataggaaacgtagggtagtggtggttggagactctttgctgagggggacagaggcgcccatctgtcaccctgacatttcatctcgggaggtatgctgcctgccgggagcccgtatccgagacgttacggaggcattgtcgaggattatccagccctctgactactaccccatgctactcatccatgtgggcacaaatgatactgcgcggtgtgacactgagcggatcaagagtgactacagggctctgggagtacgggtgaaggagtttggagcgcaagtggtattctctttgattcttcctgtcaaaggtaggggcccgggcagagacagatgcatcatggaggtgaatgcctggctgcgaagatggtgtcgccaggagggctttggcttcctagaccacgggatgctattagaggaaggactgctaggcagagatggcgttcacctttcgaggaggggaaaaaccttatttggacacagactggctaacctagtgaggagggctttaaactaggctcgacggggacaggtgagcaaagcccacaggtaagtggggaacatggagacctgggagatgggtcggaaatgagagggagtgtgggctatattggcagagagaaaggagggtcaggacaaaactgggaggaaagatcaaaccagtatcttagatgcctatatacaaatgcaagaagtatggggaataagcaggaagaactggaagtgctaataaataaatacaa
This genomic window contains:
- the LOC101934390 gene encoding olfactory receptor 52K2-like encodes the protein MEASNRTTPHPSTFILLGIPGLEAAHVWFSIPFCSVYILSLLGNGLLLAVIKTELSLHKPMYLFLSMLALADLVISTTTVPKTLCIFWFRDRAIHINACLAQIFLVHSLTTMESGFMLAMAFDRYVSICNPLRHSAILTNQAIAKIGLGVVMRGCVLLGPHPFLLKQLPYCRTNVISHTYCEFMALVKLACADTTVMSAYSLAVSFLAGGLDFIFIVLSYILILRAVFRLPSKEARRKSLGTCSSHVCVMLVFYTPAIFTYFSHRFGHVAPHIHILIANIYLLFPPMMNPIIYGVRTPGIRQRALHILGIKSA